Genomic window (Zymoseptoria tritici IPO323 chromosome 1, whole genome shotgun sequence):
CGATATGGAATAACCCTCTCGTCGAGTCGCCCAGCTGCCGGCGCCGTGGGAAACAGTTCATCGTGGATAGTCTCGTATTTGTACGGAGTCGTACTCGTTCAATGGAAGGCTGATGCAACTCATCTGTCGGCAGTCCTTGCAGGGCCGATCTGTCTAACCTTGATGTCGAGCGGGTATCCGGCGGCCAAGAGCGGGTAGCCACATACTGCTTGGATCCTGTGACACCAGGCTTGAAGATCCTGTAGCGTCGATGTATGGCAATGGTTCCGGTGCATGTCTGATGAGATGGAGCCGACGTGGAGCGCAAGGAATGCTCTGAAACTCTAGATTCAAATGTTGCAAGTCGAGTCCGAATAGAGTTCTTGAATGTGAACCCTAAGTTGGTCATCTTTGTACAGGTCGGGTCCAGAGATGGTCTGTTATATCGCGGTCATACAAACGTTGCGGCGGCATGTACAACACCCTTCATGAATCATCACAGGGCATTGCGGTTCGAtgtgatgtcgtcgacgcAGTGTAATTGCGGGAAAGATGCATCGAGCACATCATGACATCAGCGTGATCGCTACACAACGTAAGGCATTGCTCCTTCATCAAAAGGGCCTCAAAACACGAGACTACGCGTAAATCAAACCTTCGCATCACTCCAGCATCCAGCATGAGTTCTCGATTCCAGCTTCGCATTCACCAAGCATTACTTCGATCCTCGGCGTTACGACCGACGCACATTCGGTCGACACCACAGCAGCTCACACCACACCTCAGAGGTCTCGCCACCAGCTCTACCACCATGGCGAGCGCCCAGAGTTCCACAGGCGGTGTCATCTCCGAAACAGCACGAGCGGAAGGAGGCCCGTCCAAGGGTTCCACAGCAGCTGAAATGCAGAGGCAAGCAACCAGGACGCAGAATTTCGAGCAAGCCGTCCAAGAGGTTGGAGCAAAGATGCAGAACGATCCCGCTTCGGTTTCGTCTGAGGTGAGTCGATGTACTCTTATCGACCATCGAAGCGCCAGACTAACAATCCTAGGATGCTGCATACCTCAAATCCCGCGAAGCACGTGTGATCGGTCAGGGCCAGCCGCCCGCCGACTCTATCAGTGCCGAAGCTCAACGCCTGGCATCCGCCAACGAGGGAGCGACCAAATCCAGTGCGCAGCCAAGTGATCCAACAGAGCAGTCCGCAAACGATCGCGTCAGCAATTTCGAAGCTGTCGCCGATGATGTAGCGAGAAAGATGGCTAGCAATCCAGCAAGTGTTACCAAGGACGAAGCGGACTTGTTGCACTCGCGTGAGCAGCGAGCATTCGGCAATACGTCAAAGGGCGGGATCGCTAGTCAAGCCCAGAGCATCGCGGccgagaacgagaagaaaGGTGCCATCTAGATTGCCATCTGCCAGTTGGTTGCCTTTGATATGAGCAGATTAGACGCCGCGTTGCGCGGCATCAGGTAGTCATAAACTAGCGGAGTGTACTTACATTGCATGATAATCGACATTTAGTATCCCATTCCCCACCCCGATCGCTGTCGACAACGACTGTGAGATGTAATGCTGATTTGATTCGATTCGTGTTGGTACAAAGCCCTATTGGAGCTCCGATCCTACTAAGACAAGAACGCCGCGCTGCAACACACATGCTTGATAGACACGATGTGCCCTAGTTGTATTGCGCATAGGCCGCGGTCGAGTTGAACTTCATGCCGCCTCTGATGACCTTCTCAACAGCACTCAGGAAGTCTTTCTCGCTCGCAACCTTCCTCCGTGCGCGAATGGCAAACATGCCCGCCTCCGTTGCCACTGACCGCAGCTCGGCACCGGTCGAGTTCGGGCAGAGACGTGAGATCAGCTCCCAACGGATGTCGCGCTCCACAGACATGGACTTGGCGTGAATGCGAAGAATGTTGGCTCGACCTTCCATATCCGGTAGGGAGAACTCGATCTTCCTGTCTATTCGACCAGGTCGCATGAGGGCAGGGTCGAGAGTGCTTGGCCTGTTGGTAGCGAACATGACCTTGATGTTGCCTCTGCTGTCGAAGCCGTCCAATTGTGTGATGAGTTCCAGCATAGTCCGCTGTACTTCGTTGTCTCCACCTGCACCGTCGTCGAAACGTGCGCCACCCACGGCATCAATCTCGTCGAAGAAAATGATACacgccttcttcgtccgGGCCATCTCGAACAGCTCACGTACCATTCTTGCTCCTTCTCCGACGTACTTCTGCACGAGCTCGGAGCCAATCACACGAATGAAGGTCGCATCTGTCCTGTTGGCTACGGCTCTGGCGCAAAGAGTCTTACCAGTTCCCGGAGGTCCGTACAGAAGCGCGCCCTTGGGTGGATCGATACCAAGGTTGACGAACCGCTCTGGAGACAAAAGTGGCATCTCCACGACCTCACGCAGCTTCTCGATCTGCTCTTTGCAGCCTCCCACATCTCCATATGTCACATCCGGCTTGTCCTCGACAGTCATCATCGTGACACTGGGATCAATCTTGGGCGGCAGCGGAAGCATGATCTGGTACTTGTTCCGGTCGACTCCCACACGCATGCCTTCCTCGATATCCGTCGGACTGACGCGCTCGCCCAGGTTCACCACAAACTTTGCGATTTGTTTGACATTGATGACATACTTGCTCTTTTCGCTGTTCTCGTCCGGAATGATCTTCGTGCATCGGGCAACTTGTAGTGGCTGCTCCTCGCTCATGCGTTGTCGGTCGGCGGCGATGTCCCAGAGATGTGGCGGTGCGAGACCGGTGTCTGATTCCTTCACGCCGATCTTCTCGTTCACGGATGTTTGCTTGTCCTTGATGTTTTTCTCGAGTTGTTTCAGGGCGGTGGCGTAGGGTGCGGAGTTGTATGTTTTGAGGACTTGGATATCCCTAAAGAGCTGAGAGTTAGAATCCGTACATAATCCAAGTCCATCTGTAGAAAGACACACTCATCTGATAGCGGTgtgatcttcttctcttcaacTTCATCGTCGGCAAACTTCTTCTGGTATTTCTCCCAATTCGAGCCTGTTGCCGAAGGCATGATTGTAGGAGATGCCGATGACGAAGCACGTATGTGATGGGCGGTGGATTGTTATCGAGTATGATGTTGTCTCGGGTGTTGTGCAGCTGAGGAGAGGACGCAGCTGAAATGTATCGCTCAATGGTCGACTGAGACTCAGGATGTGATGGCAGATGATTGTGATAATTTGATGATTGACTGGTTGATCGTGGTTTGTGTTGTGTTTGGTGACGATGCAGGCAGGTCGGACAGTAGAGCTGCGGCGGCCGGAGGTGAGCGCGGGAAGCTTCGCTGACTCGCGTGGCTTCGTGAGGTGCAGCCGAAGTTCTCAGAAATTCCAGCTTCGCGTCCGGAGCAAACGAAAGCATCAAAGGCCAGTAAATTCACGATCAACCACCCCCCAAGCACGACCGCATACCTGGAACACATCAGAACCGACATTTGAGTACTTTCAAACCACTTCGAACATGGCGCAGGATGCGCCTGTGAACGCTGGCAATGCCACGTTCAAGGACAAGGCAAAGCCGCAGGCAGTAAGAGAAGGAAACATTTCGGCAGCGAGAGCAGTGGCCGATGCTATCAGAACGTCGCTCGGCCCTCGTGGTATGGACAAGATGATTCAGACGGGCAAAGGCGAGACGATCATCACCAACGACGGCAACACGATGCTGAAGGATATGAGTGTGATGCACCCTGCAGCCAAGATGCTGGTCGACCTCGCAAACGCACAAGACATCGAGGCTGGTGATGGCACGACTTCAGTGGTGGTCATCGCAGGCAGTCTACTCGGCGCTGCTGAGAGACTACTTGCGAAGGGCATTCACCCAACCATCATCAGTGAGAGCTTTCAGCGCGCAGCTGCTCGGGCTGTAGAGATTCTCCAGGATATCTCTGTTCCTATCAACCTCGCCGATCGACAAACACTTCTCAAAGCAGCATCAACCTCTCTTTCTTCCAAGATTGTCGCCCAGGAGCCGAAACTCGCACCCATGGCTGTGGACGCCGTACTTCGCACGATCAACCCCACCAACGCCCAGAACGTCGACCTTCGCAACATCCGCATTCTGAAGAAGGCTGGTGGTGTCATTGACGATTCGGAAATGCTCGAAGGCTTGGTGCTCAGCCAACAATGCAGCAAGAGCGCGGGCGGTCCCACACGGATTGAGAAGGCCAAGATTGGTCTAATTCAGTTCCAGCTCAGCCCTCCGAAGCCAGACATGGAGAACCAGATTGTTGTGAACGATTACCGCCAGATGGACAAGATTTTGAAAGAGGAGCGCACATACCTACTCAACATGGTtaagaagatcaagaaggcAAAGTGCAACGTTCTTCTCATTCAAAAGAGCATTCTGAGAGACGCTGTAAACGATCTGAGCTTGCACTTTCTGTACAAGCTTGGTATCATGTGCGTTAAGGACATCGAGAGAGATGAGGTGGAGTTCATTTGCAAGTCGACCGGCTGCAAGCCTATTGCAGACATCGACTCGTTCACCGAGGACAAGCTCGGATCCGCAgatttggtggaggaggtatCAAGCCTTGGTTCCCGCTACACGAGAGTTGCTGGAGTCAAGCACACAAACCCAAATGCACCCAAAACAGTCTCCATTGTTGCACGCGGAGCCAACACTCTCATCCTCGACGAAGCAGAGCGAAGTTTACACGATGCCATGTGTGTCATTCGCTGTCTCGTCAAGAAGCGTGCCCTTCTGCCTGGCGGTGGTGCGCCGGAGATGGCGGTCGCTACCAAACTATCGCAAGACGCTCTCACATCTCCTTACCCGGACAGCATATGCTTCAAAGCATTCGCAGACGCTCTCGAGATCATTCCGGTGACGCTTGCCGAGAACGCCGGTCTCAACAGCATCAAGGTCGTCACAGAACTTCGGGCGAGACACGCAAAGGGCGAGGCGAACGTCGGTGTGAGCATCAAGCGTGGAGGCGTCGGTGTcatgggaggaggagatgagaagAGCGGTTCCGGCGAGGGCGTTATGCAGCCACTTTTGGTGAGCACGAGTGCTTTCGAGCTGGCGAGCGAGACTGTGAAGATGATCTTGCGGATTGACGATATCGCGCTGTCGAGATAGATCATCCAGAGTATGCGGGGATCGATGGTGTCAACACTGTGTGCTGCGGAACGCAGAGTTGTCTGTACGAAGACTCTGATGAGCTAAGAAGCTAGGAACCAAAACGATCTCGGTCATCGAACCCAGACACAACCGTCCTTCCTCGCGCCTTGAGTACAGTCCCAGCCATGAAGGCGTGCCAGCGAGCTGGTGCGTGGCTCGTGCTGCCGGTGATTTGCACATGCGAAACTGGCAAAATTCACTGACCATTTGCGGGTAGCTGAGCGGCCTCACTTCACCCCTATACTTTAACTCTCGATGTCTATTCGCAGGCCACCTGATTGCCGGTTGATCGCGGCTTTGCCGCAAAAATCACCTCCGAAAGCGGCGCCCATTGCTCGGCTTTCGCCAGCACAGGCTCGTCATGCCTCATACA
Coding sequences:
- a CDS encoding t-complex protein 1 subunit delta, producing MAQDAPVNAGNATFKDKAKPQAVREGNISAARAVADAIRTSLGPRGMDKMIQTGKGETIITNDGNTMLKDMSVMHPAAKMLVDLANAQDIEAGDGTTSVVVIAGSLLGAAERLLAKGIHPTIISESFQRAAARAVEILQDISVPINLADRQTLLKAASTSLSSKIVAQEPKLAPMAVDAVLRTINPTNAQNVDLRNIRILKKAGGVIDDSEMLEGLVLSQQCSKSAGGPTRIEKAKIGLIQFQLSPPKPDMENQIVVNDYRQMDKILKEERTYLLNMVKKIKKAKCNVLLIQKSILRDAVNDLSLHFLYKLGIMCVKDIERDEVEFICKSTGCKPIADIDSFTEDKLGSADLVEEVSSLGSRYTRVAGVKHTNPNAPKTVSIVARGANTLILDEAERSLHDAMCVIRCLVKKRALLPGGGAPEMAVATKLSQDALTSPYPDSICFKAFADALEIIPVTLAENAGLNSIKVVTELRARHAKGEANVGVSIKRGGVGVMGGGDEKSGSGEGVMQPLLVSTSAFELASETVKMILRIDDIALSR
- a CDS encoding proteasome regulatory particle subunit RPT1, which translates into the protein MPSATGSNWEKYQKKFADDEVEEKKITPLSDEDIQVLKTYNSAPYATALKQLEKNIKDKQTSVNEKIGVKESDTGLAPPHLWDIAADRQRMSEEQPLQVARCTKIIPDENSEKSKYVINVKQIAKFVVNLGERVSPTDIEEGMRVGVDRNKYQIMLPLPPKIDPSVTMMTVEDKPDVTYGDVGGCKEQIEKLREVVEMPLLSPERFVNLGIDPPKGALLYGPPGTGKTLCARAVANRTDATFIRVIGSELVQKYVGEGARMVRELFEMARTKKACIIFFDEIDAVGGARFDDGAGGDNEVQRTMLELITQLDGFDSRGNIKVMFATNRPSTLDPALMRPGRIDRKIEFSLPDMEGRANILRIHAKSMSVERDIRWELISRLCPNSTGAELRSVATEAGMFAIRARRKVASEKDFLSAVEKVIRGGMKFNSTAAYAQYN